One region of Natronobacterium texcoconense genomic DNA includes:
- a CDS encoding cupin domain-containing protein, giving the protein MATEGNVKQGGVQPVELYRFEGTDVWQEGDEHARVRGYFPLTPGMPNASEVAGEELMIVSIEIEPGNYLPTHRDSNEELLLVTDGTVAATVGEETVELSSGQCAIVPEMEPHGIRNDGDETARIIGFFPNDELTATFDETLMPFDSTVLTIGGQTE; this is encoded by the coding sequence ATGGCCACAGAGGGCAACGTCAAACAGGGCGGAGTACAGCCAGTCGAACTCTATCGATTCGAGGGGACGGACGTCTGGCAGGAGGGCGACGAGCACGCACGGGTCCGCGGGTACTTCCCGTTGACGCCGGGCATGCCGAACGCGAGCGAGGTAGCCGGCGAAGAGTTGATGATCGTCTCCATCGAGATCGAACCCGGAAACTACCTCCCGACTCACCGCGACAGTAACGAGGAACTGCTCCTCGTCACCGACGGGACGGTGGCGGCGACGGTCGGTGAGGAGACGGTCGAACTCTCGAGCGGACAGTGTGCGATCGTTCCCGAGATGGAACCCCACGGCATACGGAACGACGGCGACGAGACGGCACGCATCATCGGATTCTTCCCGAACGACGAACTGACCGCGACGTTCGACGAGACCTTGATGCCGTTCGACAGCACGGTCCTCACGATCGGCGGACAGACCGAGTGA
- a CDS encoding PQQ-binding-like beta-propeller repeat protein: MPSRRTLLAGVGIALAGGTTGAALASRPESPSSSPFDWPMAQYDPAGTGYNPDASGPTDDVQVAWEHDSTEWFRGASAPIRLGDTLYAVGNGLVALEVDSGERQFARHGPYTSSAAVARASAYRTETLAVTSTGGVYGLNASGGLDVPGLERGLGSQRWEGPGSGQYRPTSEHAPTTDPIAVDETVYATVPGTNDLVAVDASDGTERWRVTVEDDDIVSASFGRPTVRDGTVYVANWPNRVSAYDREDGTERWQRDLEDQMQLSSPATEEGVVVTSRNGVTLLDSDEGNTIWRRDLEGNAIDGAAAVAEGTVFLSDGNDRFHALDLETGESLWSVPFERETTPVVADGMVYAVEHDAVLVALEADTGEEQFRYEPPEVPLSPPIVGDGRLYAVNRGRIVALAEEP, translated from the coding sequence ATGCCCTCCAGACGGACACTCCTTGCAGGCGTAGGGATCGCGCTGGCCGGCGGGACCACCGGCGCAGCGTTGGCTTCCCGGCCGGAATCGCCGTCCTCGTCTCCTTTCGACTGGCCGATGGCACAGTACGACCCCGCCGGAACCGGCTACAATCCCGACGCGTCGGGCCCGACCGACGACGTACAGGTCGCCTGGGAACACGATTCGACGGAGTGGTTTCGAGGCGCGAGCGCACCCATCCGACTCGGCGACACGCTCTACGCCGTCGGAAACGGACTCGTCGCACTCGAGGTCGACAGCGGCGAGCGCCAGTTCGCCCGACACGGCCCGTACACCTCGAGCGCGGCTGTCGCCCGTGCGTCGGCGTACCGGACAGAGACGCTGGCGGTAACGTCGACTGGCGGCGTCTACGGCCTGAACGCCAGCGGCGGACTCGATGTCCCCGGACTCGAGCGCGGACTCGGTAGCCAGCGCTGGGAGGGGCCGGGAAGCGGCCAGTACCGACCGACGAGCGAGCACGCTCCGACGACGGACCCGATCGCAGTCGACGAGACGGTGTACGCGACGGTTCCCGGAACGAACGACCTCGTCGCCGTCGACGCCAGCGACGGCACCGAGCGATGGCGCGTCACGGTCGAGGACGACGACATCGTCAGCGCCTCGTTCGGGCGGCCGACAGTCCGCGATGGCACCGTCTACGTCGCGAACTGGCCCAACCGAGTGAGTGCGTACGACCGCGAGGACGGCACCGAACGCTGGCAGCGGGACCTCGAGGACCAGATGCAACTCTCCTCGCCGGCAACTGAGGAAGGCGTCGTCGTCACGTCGCGAAACGGCGTCACGCTGCTGGACTCGGACGAGGGCAACACGATCTGGCGACGCGACCTCGAGGGCAACGCGATCGACGGGGCTGCTGCAGTCGCCGAGGGGACGGTCTTCCTGAGCGACGGAAACGACCGGTTTCACGCGCTCGACCTCGAGACGGGCGAGTCGCTGTGGTCCGTCCCGTTCGAGCGAGAGACGACGCCGGTCGTCGCCGACGGGATGGTCTACGCCGTCGAGCACGATGCGGTACTGGTCGCTCTCGAGGCCGACACAGGAGAGGAGCAGTTCAGGTACGAACCGCCGGAGGTCCCGCTGTCGCCGCCGATCGTCGGTGACGGACGGCTGTACGCGGTCAACCGGGGACGGATCGTCGCACTGGCGGAGGAACCATGA